The following proteins come from a genomic window of Euwallacea fornicatus isolate EFF26 chromosome 9, ASM4011564v1, whole genome shotgun sequence:
- the LOC136341155 gene encoding solute carrier family 2, facilitated glucose transporter member 3-like isoform X2, with protein MGKGGDKTEAVEGVVLEAKFIGKKVLADKDVEGSIPRKWTEGFNGRLAFAIAASALGSSFQHGYNTGVLNNPQKVIEAWINSTMVNRGQIPSQESITLVFSLMVAIFCVGGMIGGAITGFVAERFGRKNGLLLNNILVLLAVIAMSSAKAAASYELIILGRFLIGINSGLNAGLAPMYLAEISPVNLRGAVGTVYQLVITISILIAQIVSLKSVLGTAEHWPTLLALTIIPAIFQLATLPFCPESPKFLLLSRGLELRSQKALSWLRGTITVHEEMDGMRAEADAMKLVPKVTIRELISNSALRIPLVISLTVMVAQQLSGINAVMFFSSQIFQMAKLNDENSTYATLGMGGINVLMTVVSLFLVEKAGRKTLLLIGFGGMAIDTALLTVSMLFADKSQAAGIICVILVMVYVIMFASGPGSIPWFLVSELFNQAARPTASALAVCLNWTANFLVGLAFLPLAVALGPYVFIIFVILQVLFLIFIYKKVPETKNKSLEEIAAMFRQQSYQ; from the exons ATGGGCAAAGGTGGTGACAAAACCGAAGCTGTGGAGGGAGTGGTGCTGGAGGCCAAATTTATCGGAAAAAAAGTACTGGCGGACAAGGACGTTGAAGGGTCGATTCCGAGAAAATGGACAGAA ggATTCAATGGAAGGTTGGCGTTTGCTATCGCTGCATCGGCATTGGGGTCCTCGTTCCAACATGGTTATAACACTGGTGTTCTCAATAATCCACAAAAG GTTATTGAGGCATGGATCAACAGTACAATGGTCAATAGAGGACAAATACCATCTCAAGAAAGCATTACTCTAGTGTTTTCCCTTATGGTGGCGATATTCTGCGTTGGTGGAATGATTGGAGGAGCTATAACAG GCTTTGTTGCCGagagatttggaagaaaaaatggtCTGTTGCTTAATAACATCCTGGTATTACTGGCCGTCATCGCCATGTCTTCGGCCAAAGCAGCTGCCTCGTATGAACTGATCATTTTAGGCAGATTCTTAATTG GTATCAACTCAGGATTAAATGCCGGTTTGGCTCCCATGTACCTAGCGGAAATTTCACCGGTAAACCTCAGAGGAGCAGTGGGAACTGTCTATCAGTTAGTGATCACGATCTCAATTCTTATTGCTCAGATCGTGAGTCTAAAATCTGTTTTGGGAACTGCAGAACACTGGCCCACGCTTCTGGCTTTAACGATTATTCCTGCCATTTTTCAA CTGGCAACCTTGCCCTTCTGCCCTGAATCCCCCAAATTTCTCCTTCTTTCCAGAGGCCTCGAACTCAGATCTCAGAAAGCATTGTCGTGGCTTCGAGGGACTATCACTGTACATGAGGAGATGGATGGTATGAGGGCTGAGGCCGACGCCATGAAATTGGTTCCCAAGGTCACTATTAGAGAACTGATCTCGAACAGCGCATTGAGAATCCCTCTTGTGATTTCTTTAACTGTTATGGTAGCTCAGCAGTTGTCTGGAATCAACGCG GTAATGTTTTTCTCATCTCAAATATTCCAAATGGCCAAACTCAACGACGAAAATTCCACTTATGCAACACTTGGAATGGGTGGGATCAATGTTTTGATGACAGTAGTTTCACTATTCTTAGTTGAGAAAGCAGGTAGAAAGACTCTACTTCTGATCGGATTTGGCGGTATGGCTATAGATACGGCCTTATTGACAGTCAGCATGCTGTTTGCT gaTAAATCACAAGCAGCTGGCATCATCTGCGTGATTCTCGTGATGGTATATGTGATCATGTTTGCTTCGGGACCTGGTTCCATTCCATGGTTCTTAGTATCGGAATTATTCAATCAGGCAGCAAGACCTACAGCTAGCGCTCTTGCAGTATGCCTGAATTGGACTGCCAACTTCCTCGTGGGATTAGCTTTTCTCCCATTAGCT GTGGCTTTGGGTCCCTACGTCTTCATAATATTCGTCATTCTACAAGTGTTGTTCCTAATATTTATCTACAAGAAAGTTCCAGAAACCAAAAACAAATCGCTTGAGGAGATAGCTGCCATGTTTAGGCAGCAGTCCTATCAGTAG
- the LOC136341155 gene encoding solute carrier family 2, facilitated glucose transporter member 3-like isoform X4: MAGVFGSSSSIFFYPRRKSVSASIKSAVQELRKGFNGRLAFAIAASALGSSFQHGYNTGVLNNPQKVIEAWINSTMVNRGQIPSQESITLVFSLMVAIFCVGGMIGGAITGFVAERFGRKNGLLLNNILVLLAVIAMSSAKAAASYELIILGRFLIGINSGLNAGLAPMYLAEISPVNLRGAVGTVYQLVITISILIAQIVSLKSVLGTAEHWPTLLALTIIPAIFQLATLPFCPESPKFLLLSRGLELRSQKALSWLRGTITVHEEMDGMRAEADAMKLVPKVTIRELISNSALRIPLVISLTVMVAQQLSGINAVMFFSSQIFQMAKLNDENSTYATLGMGGINVLMTVVSLFLVEKAGRKTLLLIGFGGMAIDTALLTVSMLFADKSQAAGIICVILVMVYVIMFASGPGSIPWFLVSELFNQAARPTASALAVCLNWTANFLVGLAFLPLAVALGPYVFIIFVILQVLFLIFIYKKVPETKNKSLEEIAAMFRQQSYQ; encoded by the exons ggATTCAATGGAAGGTTGGCGTTTGCTATCGCTGCATCGGCATTGGGGTCCTCGTTCCAACATGGTTATAACACTGGTGTTCTCAATAATCCACAAAAG GTTATTGAGGCATGGATCAACAGTACAATGGTCAATAGAGGACAAATACCATCTCAAGAAAGCATTACTCTAGTGTTTTCCCTTATGGTGGCGATATTCTGCGTTGGTGGAATGATTGGAGGAGCTATAACAG GCTTTGTTGCCGagagatttggaagaaaaaatggtCTGTTGCTTAATAACATCCTGGTATTACTGGCCGTCATCGCCATGTCTTCGGCCAAAGCAGCTGCCTCGTATGAACTGATCATTTTAGGCAGATTCTTAATTG GTATCAACTCAGGATTAAATGCCGGTTTGGCTCCCATGTACCTAGCGGAAATTTCACCGGTAAACCTCAGAGGAGCAGTGGGAACTGTCTATCAGTTAGTGATCACGATCTCAATTCTTATTGCTCAGATCGTGAGTCTAAAATCTGTTTTGGGAACTGCAGAACACTGGCCCACGCTTCTGGCTTTAACGATTATTCCTGCCATTTTTCAA CTGGCAACCTTGCCCTTCTGCCCTGAATCCCCCAAATTTCTCCTTCTTTCCAGAGGCCTCGAACTCAGATCTCAGAAAGCATTGTCGTGGCTTCGAGGGACTATCACTGTACATGAGGAGATGGATGGTATGAGGGCTGAGGCCGACGCCATGAAATTGGTTCCCAAGGTCACTATTAGAGAACTGATCTCGAACAGCGCATTGAGAATCCCTCTTGTGATTTCTTTAACTGTTATGGTAGCTCAGCAGTTGTCTGGAATCAACGCG GTAATGTTTTTCTCATCTCAAATATTCCAAATGGCCAAACTCAACGACGAAAATTCCACTTATGCAACACTTGGAATGGGTGGGATCAATGTTTTGATGACAGTAGTTTCACTATTCTTAGTTGAGAAAGCAGGTAGAAAGACTCTACTTCTGATCGGATTTGGCGGTATGGCTATAGATACGGCCTTATTGACAGTCAGCATGCTGTTTGCT gaTAAATCACAAGCAGCTGGCATCATCTGCGTGATTCTCGTGATGGTATATGTGATCATGTTTGCTTCGGGACCTGGTTCCATTCCATGGTTCTTAGTATCGGAATTATTCAATCAGGCAGCAAGACCTACAGCTAGCGCTCTTGCAGTATGCCTGAATTGGACTGCCAACTTCCTCGTGGGATTAGCTTTTCTCCCATTAGCT GTGGCTTTGGGTCCCTACGTCTTCATAATATTCGTCATTCTACAAGTGTTGTTCCTAATATTTATCTACAAGAAAGTTCCAGAAACCAAAAACAAATCGCTTGAGGAGATAGCTGCCATGTTTAGGCAGCAGTCCTATCAGTAG
- the LOC136341155 gene encoding solute carrier family 2, facilitated glucose transporter member 3-like isoform X5: MGKSESWSEGFNGRLAFAIAASALGSSFQHGYNTGVLNNPQKVIEAWINSTMVNRGQIPSQESITLVFSLMVAIFCVGGMIGGAITGFVAERFGRKNGLLLNNILVLLAVIAMSSAKAAASYELIILGRFLIGINSGLNAGLAPMYLAEISPVNLRGAVGTVYQLVITISILIAQIVSLKSVLGTAEHWPTLLALTIIPAIFQLATLPFCPESPKFLLLSRGLELRSQKALSWLRGTITVHEEMDGMRAEADAMKLVPKVTIRELISNSALRIPLVISLTVMVAQQLSGINAVMFFSSQIFQMAKLNDENSTYATLGMGGINVLMTVVSLFLVEKAGRKTLLLIGFGGMAIDTALLTVSMLFADKSQAAGIICVILVMVYVIMFASGPGSIPWFLVSELFNQAARPTASALAVCLNWTANFLVGLAFLPLAVALGPYVFIIFVILQVLFLIFIYKKVPETKNKSLEEIAAMFRQQSYQ; this comes from the exons ggATTCAATGGAAGGTTGGCGTTTGCTATCGCTGCATCGGCATTGGGGTCCTCGTTCCAACATGGTTATAACACTGGTGTTCTCAATAATCCACAAAAG GTTATTGAGGCATGGATCAACAGTACAATGGTCAATAGAGGACAAATACCATCTCAAGAAAGCATTACTCTAGTGTTTTCCCTTATGGTGGCGATATTCTGCGTTGGTGGAATGATTGGAGGAGCTATAACAG GCTTTGTTGCCGagagatttggaagaaaaaatggtCTGTTGCTTAATAACATCCTGGTATTACTGGCCGTCATCGCCATGTCTTCGGCCAAAGCAGCTGCCTCGTATGAACTGATCATTTTAGGCAGATTCTTAATTG GTATCAACTCAGGATTAAATGCCGGTTTGGCTCCCATGTACCTAGCGGAAATTTCACCGGTAAACCTCAGAGGAGCAGTGGGAACTGTCTATCAGTTAGTGATCACGATCTCAATTCTTATTGCTCAGATCGTGAGTCTAAAATCTGTTTTGGGAACTGCAGAACACTGGCCCACGCTTCTGGCTTTAACGATTATTCCTGCCATTTTTCAA CTGGCAACCTTGCCCTTCTGCCCTGAATCCCCCAAATTTCTCCTTCTTTCCAGAGGCCTCGAACTCAGATCTCAGAAAGCATTGTCGTGGCTTCGAGGGACTATCACTGTACATGAGGAGATGGATGGTATGAGGGCTGAGGCCGACGCCATGAAATTGGTTCCCAAGGTCACTATTAGAGAACTGATCTCGAACAGCGCATTGAGAATCCCTCTTGTGATTTCTTTAACTGTTATGGTAGCTCAGCAGTTGTCTGGAATCAACGCG GTAATGTTTTTCTCATCTCAAATATTCCAAATGGCCAAACTCAACGACGAAAATTCCACTTATGCAACACTTGGAATGGGTGGGATCAATGTTTTGATGACAGTAGTTTCACTATTCTTAGTTGAGAAAGCAGGTAGAAAGACTCTACTTCTGATCGGATTTGGCGGTATGGCTATAGATACGGCCTTATTGACAGTCAGCATGCTGTTTGCT gaTAAATCACAAGCAGCTGGCATCATCTGCGTGATTCTCGTGATGGTATATGTGATCATGTTTGCTTCGGGACCTGGTTCCATTCCATGGTTCTTAGTATCGGAATTATTCAATCAGGCAGCAAGACCTACAGCTAGCGCTCTTGCAGTATGCCTGAATTGGACTGCCAACTTCCTCGTGGGATTAGCTTTTCTCCCATTAGCT GTGGCTTTGGGTCCCTACGTCTTCATAATATTCGTCATTCTACAAGTGTTGTTCCTAATATTTATCTACAAGAAAGTTCCAGAAACCAAAAACAAATCGCTTGAGGAGATAGCTGCCATGTTTAGGCAGCAGTCCTATCAGTAG
- the LOC136341155 gene encoding solute carrier family 2, facilitated glucose transporter member 3-like isoform X3 translates to MESETKQLGKKEHLKETNESTTTADSNSKDNDLGFNGRLAFAIAASALGSSFQHGYNTGVLNNPQKVIEAWINSTMVNRGQIPSQESITLVFSLMVAIFCVGGMIGGAITGFVAERFGRKNGLLLNNILVLLAVIAMSSAKAAASYELIILGRFLIGINSGLNAGLAPMYLAEISPVNLRGAVGTVYQLVITISILIAQIVSLKSVLGTAEHWPTLLALTIIPAIFQLATLPFCPESPKFLLLSRGLELRSQKALSWLRGTITVHEEMDGMRAEADAMKLVPKVTIRELISNSALRIPLVISLTVMVAQQLSGINAVMFFSSQIFQMAKLNDENSTYATLGMGGINVLMTVVSLFLVEKAGRKTLLLIGFGGMAIDTALLTVSMLFADKSQAAGIICVILVMVYVIMFASGPGSIPWFLVSELFNQAARPTASALAVCLNWTANFLVGLAFLPLAVALGPYVFIIFVILQVLFLIFIYKKVPETKNKSLEEIAAMFRQQSYQ, encoded by the exons ggATTCAATGGAAGGTTGGCGTTTGCTATCGCTGCATCGGCATTGGGGTCCTCGTTCCAACATGGTTATAACACTGGTGTTCTCAATAATCCACAAAAG GTTATTGAGGCATGGATCAACAGTACAATGGTCAATAGAGGACAAATACCATCTCAAGAAAGCATTACTCTAGTGTTTTCCCTTATGGTGGCGATATTCTGCGTTGGTGGAATGATTGGAGGAGCTATAACAG GCTTTGTTGCCGagagatttggaagaaaaaatggtCTGTTGCTTAATAACATCCTGGTATTACTGGCCGTCATCGCCATGTCTTCGGCCAAAGCAGCTGCCTCGTATGAACTGATCATTTTAGGCAGATTCTTAATTG GTATCAACTCAGGATTAAATGCCGGTTTGGCTCCCATGTACCTAGCGGAAATTTCACCGGTAAACCTCAGAGGAGCAGTGGGAACTGTCTATCAGTTAGTGATCACGATCTCAATTCTTATTGCTCAGATCGTGAGTCTAAAATCTGTTTTGGGAACTGCAGAACACTGGCCCACGCTTCTGGCTTTAACGATTATTCCTGCCATTTTTCAA CTGGCAACCTTGCCCTTCTGCCCTGAATCCCCCAAATTTCTCCTTCTTTCCAGAGGCCTCGAACTCAGATCTCAGAAAGCATTGTCGTGGCTTCGAGGGACTATCACTGTACATGAGGAGATGGATGGTATGAGGGCTGAGGCCGACGCCATGAAATTGGTTCCCAAGGTCACTATTAGAGAACTGATCTCGAACAGCGCATTGAGAATCCCTCTTGTGATTTCTTTAACTGTTATGGTAGCTCAGCAGTTGTCTGGAATCAACGCG GTAATGTTTTTCTCATCTCAAATATTCCAAATGGCCAAACTCAACGACGAAAATTCCACTTATGCAACACTTGGAATGGGTGGGATCAATGTTTTGATGACAGTAGTTTCACTATTCTTAGTTGAGAAAGCAGGTAGAAAGACTCTACTTCTGATCGGATTTGGCGGTATGGCTATAGATACGGCCTTATTGACAGTCAGCATGCTGTTTGCT gaTAAATCACAAGCAGCTGGCATCATCTGCGTGATTCTCGTGATGGTATATGTGATCATGTTTGCTTCGGGACCTGGTTCCATTCCATGGTTCTTAGTATCGGAATTATTCAATCAGGCAGCAAGACCTACAGCTAGCGCTCTTGCAGTATGCCTGAATTGGACTGCCAACTTCCTCGTGGGATTAGCTTTTCTCCCATTAGCT GTGGCTTTGGGTCCCTACGTCTTCATAATATTCGTCATTCTACAAGTGTTGTTCCTAATATTTATCTACAAGAAAGTTCCAGAAACCAAAAACAAATCGCTTGAGGAGATAGCTGCCATGTTTAGGCAGCAGTCCTATCAGTAG